A region of Pontiella agarivorans DNA encodes the following proteins:
- a CDS encoding sulfatase-like hydrolase/transferase encodes MKRVTCFFAAALLAGVSVTASEKPNVVFILIDDLSHYGITAYGANRISSTQGFFKNVEFETPRIDSLAKDGMKCDYAYAYPLCEPTRIALMSGMNNIRNYHQCKSQHASDITFGDLFQREDYETCIVGKWKQTRGTKSIPGKDYISEFGWDEFCCFDVVTEGYRMIDPDIVENGEIMNYKGIDPVTGRRCYGPDIFNRYALDFIERNQEKPFFLYYSMVLMHDEHTPTPDTKPASIFDEHDISKPTEYGFMKGDDRRYFPDMLAYADKMVGQVLDQLEKLGLDDNTLVVVMGDNGTKECFEHVLPDGTVFRGDKGSNKEGGLHVPLLLRAPGKIPAGKSYSGMVNLTDILPTLCDAVGIEPPNKEALDGISFWPQVTGKASADHRKWIYTWYNGNNKSSDLDNVVEYAFTKEFKRYAPSKLYPEGRFFDLRTDLFEEAGAEKKKVPKVWNKWHYSGLDINTLTPEQKRAYDGLGKILKQNAYVPVQRLQIVKGEVPLRVGGSKELTCRIYPQNATRRGIIWKSSDSSIASVDKFGVVTGHKKGKVEITAYSWDDAVPLADHKSEEYATDGIQHSVKLTVSK; translated from the coding sequence ATGAAACGTGTAACCTGCTTTTTTGCCGCAGCCCTGCTTGCCGGAGTATCCGTCACAGCGTCTGAAAAACCCAATGTTGTATTTATTCTGATTGATGATTTAAGTCATTACGGGATTACCGCCTATGGGGCTAACCGGATCAGTTCGACGCAAGGGTTTTTTAAAAACGTGGAGTTTGAGACGCCGCGTATTGACAGTCTGGCAAAAGATGGAATGAAGTGCGATTATGCCTATGCCTATCCGCTTTGTGAACCCACTCGGATTGCACTGATGAGCGGCATGAATAATATCCGGAACTACCATCAGTGCAAATCGCAGCATGCATCGGATATCACCTTCGGCGATCTGTTTCAGCGCGAAGATTATGAAACCTGCATTGTCGGAAAATGGAAACAGACGCGCGGCACGAAAAGTATTCCCGGGAAAGATTATATTTCCGAGTTCGGCTGGGATGAGTTCTGCTGTTTTGATGTGGTGACCGAGGGGTATCGCATGATTGATCCCGACATTGTGGAAAACGGGGAAATCATGAATTACAAAGGCATTGATCCGGTGACCGGGCGGCGCTGTTACGGACCGGATATTTTTAATCGGTACGCCCTCGATTTCATCGAACGTAATCAGGAGAAGCCGTTCTTTCTCTACTATTCCATGGTGCTGATGCACGACGAACATACGCCGACGCCGGACACAAAACCCGCCAGTATCTTTGATGAGCACGATATTTCAAAACCCACTGAATATGGATTTATGAAAGGGGACGACCGCCGCTATTTTCCGGATATGCTGGCGTATGCGGATAAAATGGTGGGACAGGTGCTGGATCAGCTGGAAAAGCTCGGACTGGATGATAATACGCTGGTTGTCGTAATGGGAGATAACGGCACGAAGGAATGTTTCGAACATGTGCTGCCCGACGGCACGGTATTCCGCGGCGACAAAGGAAGTAATAAAGAAGGCGGTCTTCATGTTCCGCTGCTGCTTCGGGCCCCCGGAAAAATTCCGGCGGGAAAATCGTATTCGGGCATGGTTAATCTGACCGATATTCTGCCGACGCTGTGCGACGCGGTCGGCATTGAACCGCCGAATAAAGAGGCCCTTGACGGCATCAGTTTCTGGCCGCAGGTGACCGGTAAAGCCTCTGCCGATCATCGTAAATGGATTTACACCTGGTATAACGGAAATAATAAATCCAGCGATCTGGATAACGTGGTTGAGTATGCTTTTACCAAGGAATTTAAACGGTATGCTCCGAGCAAGCTCTATCCTGAAGGCCGCTTTTTTGATCTGCGGACTGACCTTTTTGAGGAGGCGGGAGCCGAAAAGAAAAAGGTGCCCAAGGTCTGGAATAAATGGCACTACAGCGGACTCGATATCAATACACTGACTCCGGAACAGAAGCGCGCTTATGACGGTCTCGGTAAGATTCTGAAGCAGAATGCCTACGTTCCGGTTCAACGCCTGCAGATTGTCAAAGGCGAGGTGCCGCTTCGTGTTGGCGGCAGCAAGGAGCTGACGTGCCGCATCTATCCGCAAAACGCCACCCGGCGCGGCATCATCTGGAAATCCAGCGATTCCTCCATCGCATCGGTCGACAAGTTCGGTGTTGTGACCGGCCACAAAAAAGGGAAGGTTGAAATTACGGCCTATTCCTGGGACGACGCCGTTCCGCTGGCTGACCACAAAAGCGAGGAATACGCAACCGACGGAATTCAGCACAGCGTGAAACTTACAGTCTCAAAATAA
- a CDS encoding DUF2934 domain-containing protein produces MAAKKAAKKKATKKAPAKKAVAKKAPAKKTAKKAVKKAPAKKTAKKAVKKAPAKKAPAKKAPAKKAPAKKTAKKAAKKAAVKKTAKVNYTAEQVYSMIEQAAYFAAENDGFSKEPAEYWAHAEASINAMIKG; encoded by the coding sequence ATGGCTGCAAAGAAAGCTGCAAAAAAGAAAGCAACAAAGAAGGCTCCGGCTAAAAAAGCCGTTGCAAAAAAAGCCCCGGCGAAAAAGACGGCCAAGAAAGCGGTCAAAAAAGCTCCGGCTAAAAAAACCGCCAAGAAAGCGGTCAAAAAAGCCCCGGCTAAAAAAGCTCCGGCTAAAAAGGCTCCGGCTAAAAAGGCTCCGGCTAAAAAGACGGCCAAGAAGGCTGCTAAAAAAGCCGCGGTTAAAAAAACCGCCAAAGTGAACTACACTGCCGAACAGGTTTATTCCATGATTGAGCAGGCCGCTTACTTTGCCGCTGAAAACGACGGTTTCTCGAAAGAGCCGGCCGAATACTGGGCGCATGCAGAAGCTTCAATCAACGCCATGATCAAAGGCTGA